In the bacterium genome, TCCGGTTCTTCAGCGTAAGAATTTGCTGTGCGGTTTCCGGCGTCATCGTCTGCGCATCGAGCAATGCAAAACATCCGACATCGGAGAGCGCTTTCCAAGTTTCTGTGTTTAATTTTGCTGCATCCATCCGAACAATCGCCCGATTATTACTCACCTTTGCAATCGCGATTGCCTGTGCCGTCGTTGCATTGCTAATAACCGGATACACCCCGACTTCCGCCGCATCTTGTAAAAACTGTGTCCATGCGGGATTGACCTGATCGCCCCGCCAGAGGTCGCCGACATCTTCTCCATCGATGGTAATGAATGCCATCCCTAATCGTGCCAACGATTTTACCATCGCCTTTTTCGCTCCGGCGAGATAGGCAATCGGAATTGCGACGCTCACACCGCGATTCGCTTCCCCTTTCCATTCTTTCCGAATCGAATCGGCTAAAAATGGCACTTTATTCGTTTTGGCAAATTCGCGAGCTTGTTCCATCGTCGTATACACAATATTGAGAAACGCTTCGCTGTTTTCGTTGGTGACTGGCACCGTGAAAAGTACCAACGGTTGGAAGTACCGGACACCGGCAATCGCTTGTTTAACGGGCGGTGTGAATTCCGATTTTGCATCGAGGAAATGGATGCCGCCACTCTTGTGCAGGAAGTACGACGCCTTAGCAAGCGGCGGTTGGGTATAGGGCTGCGAAGCATTGGCATACGCCAGTGTTGCGTGATACGTCAGCTCGCCGATGTTCTTTAACGAATAGGCAAATACTGTCCCGGCGGTATCTTCCGGGGTGTGATAGGTTTTGTATACGCCGCCGATCGAACCGACGACATAGGACGGAATCCCGGCAACCTCAAACGAAGTATGATCGCTGCCGGCATACAACCGCCAAAACGCCGTTTTCTTTTTCACCGAATCGGGCCATTGCGAAACGTAGACATCGCCTAATTGGGGATACTCGGCAAGACCGCCGAGACCCAAGGTATCGCCGCCAGTGCCGACGACATCCATATTCAACATGCCAACGACTTTATACCCGAATTTCGGGAATTGTTCGACAAAATACTGCGAACCCCACAACCACTCCTCCTCGGCGGCAAAGCCAAGAAAGAGGATCGAGCGTTTCGGTTTCACGTTATTCTTCACGAAACATTCGGCGAGTTCCATCATCGTCGCTGTACCGGAAGCGTTATCGTTGCCGCCATAATAGATGTTGCCCAACGCATCTTTCCCGTGGTGGTCGTGGTGAGCGCCGATGACAACCACTTCTTTCGCAAGCGCGGGGTCGCTGCCGGGCAGAATCCCGCCAACATTGGCGAGCGGCGCGTTATCGAACCAATTCCCTTGTACGGTAACCGTGATACTTCCGGTCAATGGCTGCGAGGCCGGAATGCGGGTTTTGCGAAATTCGGTTTTCCATCCCGCGGCGGTTTTTCCGGTTGACGCTAATAACGAATCGGCAACGGTTTGCGAAATCATCACCACCGGGAAATTTTTCATGTAACCGTCAGGTGGCAATGAAGCCAATAGCGGGGGATTCCCTTCAAACGACAGCATCGCCACGGCGCCGCGTTTTTGCGCTGCCCGCGCTTTGAAAATCGCTTTCGCCTCGTCTTGCCATCGAGTATTAGGTAATTCAGGCGTTCCGCGCATCACAACGACAATTGCCCCGTTCACATCAATATTGGCGTAATCGTCCCAGCCTTTTTCCGGCGCTGAGATGCCATAACCGACGAAAACCAATTTACCGGTCACTGTACCGTAGCCCGAACTCTTGTAAACGGTGATGTCTTTCCACTGCTTATAGGTAGATTTTTGGTTGGCGGCATTGGTGTATACCACTTCGACCGGACCGGCATAATCGCCGGCGGGATAGGTGAAGCGTTGATAGTAACCATCCTCACCGAACGGTTTCACCAACCCGAGGTTCGCAAAGTGTCCGGCAAGATACCGCTCAGTCTTCGCACCACCGGCAAATCCACTGTAACGTCCCTCCAACGAATCGGAAGCGAGTACGTTCACATGATGCATGGCGCGCGTGGTATCGAACCCGATGTTCCACGATGGCGTGCCGGGCAAAGGTATGTCTGCGGCGACAACACCTTGTACGAAACCAATCAATAGAGCAAGAAGTATAAATGACATCCACTGTCTGATGTGCGGAAAGCGATGACTCACAGTATCCTCGATTTTTGTAAAGGGTAAGGTACAAATCGATTCGACCTTTGGAAAGATGGTGAGCGATTAACGACTAACGATACTTCTAAAAAAGTATCATCGAACGGTAACGTGTCGCAAACCGAAAAAATATCGTATTTTACAGTCAATGATAATGATTCTCCGCTTACTCCGCGTCCGGCAATGGGTAAAAAACTTGCTGGTGTTCGCCCCGCTATTCTTCGCGCAGAAATTTACCAGCGCGGAGGAGTGGCAACGCTCAGGGCTTGCCTTTCTTGCATTCTGCTTCACCGCCAGTGCGATTTACATCTTTAACGATATTCGTGATATCGAAGACGACCGCCAGCACCCGGTAAAAAAACATCGTCCCATTGCTGCCGGTCAAATTTCTTCCGCGAGCGCTTTGCTCATCGCCATTTTACTGATGGCCAGCGGCTTCGGTGTTGGATACTTATTGAATATGACCGCTTTGGTTGTATTGGTAGGTTATGCCGGTGTCATGATTTTCTATAGCATCTGGTGGAAACATATTCAACTGCTTGATGTCTTAATCATTGCCGGTGGAATAACATCGCGGGCGATATTGGGTGCCGATGCCATCGAAGTCGAGATCTCGCATTGGTTATTGGTGTGTACATTCTTAATCGCACTGATGCTCGCCTTGACAAAACGACGGCAGGAGCTTGCCCGGTACGTCGAGAAGAATGAACACACCCGGAGGAGTTTGGAAAATGCGCCGCCGCTTGCTGCGTGGGATCATTGGATTGCCGCTGTCGGTGGAATAACAATTTTAGCATACACTCTTTATACCGTCGATAGAGCCACCATCGAAAACATCGGGTCGATAAAATTACTCTATACCGTTCCAATTGTCGCCTTCGCAATATTCCGGTATCAACTCATCGTGTACACAAAGCAACAAGGGGAAGACCCCACCGAAACGCTGTTAGGCGATAAAGCAATTTTAATCGCCATCGCAATTTGGTTTGCCGGTGTTTTAACGATTCTGATGAGTAAAGGAGCATCGCTTTGATCGACGCCCCTACTGTGAGGCAGCAGTTGATTGCGGGATGGGGGGTGTTTCCCCACGGCGATGCATATGTATATACACCGCGCTCCCTTCCCGATTTACAACAGTTCATCCAATCCCGTCCGGCGAATCGGAAGATTCTCGCCTTTGGCAGCAGCCGAAGCTATGGCGACGCCGGGTTTTGTTCCAACGAATATGCCTTGTCGATGCGCGGTTTATCCTTAGTACACCAATTCGATAAAACGACTGGAACAATTGTTGTCGAGGCGGGCATCACCCTCGAAGAAATCATCGCTGTCGCACTGCCGCACGGTTGGTTTCTACCGGTAACTCCCGGTACCCGTTTTCCGACGCTGGGCGGTTGTCTCGCCGCTGATGTACATGGCAAAAATCATCATCAAGCCGGTACGATCTCAAACTATATCGATTGGTTCGACATTGTTCTTGCCGATGGAACGCCCCGGCATTGCTCCCGCACCGAGAATGCGGACTTATTCTGCGCCACCGCCGGGGGAATGGGTCTCACCGGAGTCGTATACCGGATACAGCTCCGGTTGGTTCCTGTCGAAACTTCATTCATTACCGCCGAATATTATCGCACAGCAAATCTGTCGGAAACAATGGCAGTCTTGGCGGCGAATGATCAAGAGTGGAACTTTACGGTTGCGTGGGTCGATTGTATTGCCAACGGTAAAAAAATAGGACGTTCCGAAGTGAGTCTTGGCAGGCATGCGTTGTTATCTGAATTGCCGCAGTCATTGCGAGCGCATCCGTTACAAATCGATGAAAAGCCGCCGTTCACCTTCCCGTTCCAACCGCCGTTTTCCTTAGTTAACAATTTCACCGGTGAGTTGTTCAATACAGCGTTTTACTACAAATCCGGTCCGAGTAAGAAGCATCGGAAGGTTGTTCCATACAATAGTTTCTTCTACCCACTCGACATCATGCATCATTGGAATCGAGTGTACGGACCGCAGGGCTTGGTGCAATATCAGATTTTAGTACCGTTTGCCGATTGCGAGGCGGTTATTGCGGAGGTGTTGCGTCACTGTATCAAGAGAAAACACCCTTCGACGCTGGCGGTATTGAAACGCTGCGGCGAAGCGGCGGGATTACTTTCTTTCCCGAAGCCGGGATGGCTGATGGCGATGGACTTTCCCGTGACTGCTGGACTATTCGAGACTCTTGACGACTTGGATAAAATCGTTCTTGCAGCTGGCGGCAGAGAGTATCTTGCGAAAGATGTTCGGATGAAACCGGAGACGTTTCGAGCGATGTATCCTGAGTTGCCGGAATGGCAAGCGATCAAACGGAAGTATGATCCGGATGCGATATTTTGTTCCGATCAAGCAAAGCGGTTACAGTTATTGTGAGTATCGTAGGGGCGCGATTCATCGCGCCCGAAACGAGTTGGTAGCCGCGGGCTTTAGACCGTGCCCAAGGTCAACAGGTAGCCGCAGGCTTCAGCCTGCGCCGACACGGAACATCAAGAATCGCAGGCTAAAGCCTGCGGCTACCATTCGAGTCAAAGCTGTTTACAGAAGAAGTTTCTGTTTATCGAGATAAAACTATGGGCAACTGGTTATTGATTGGCGGTACCAGCGGGATAGCGATTCCCTTAGCGCGGGAATTGGTAAAACGCGGACACCGGTTGTATCTCACCGAACGGGAAAACGCGCTGGAACGTTGCCGGGAAGTAGCCAATGATCTCCAAATTCGCGCTGCGGTCGAAGTGATGGTCGGGAGGTTCGAGGCGATGGAACCGGATCGCCACGGTACGTTTATCGCGGAAGTAGAGAAGGCGTTCGGTGAACTTGATGGCGTAATTTGGGTGGCTGGCGTATTGCTTCCCCAAGCGGACATGGAACGCGATCCGGCATTGGCACAATTGCAACATGCGGTGAATTATACGGCAGCGATAACTGTACTCACTTCGGCGGCGAGTATAATGGCGGAACGGGGGCGGGGGATGATCGTCGGATTTTGTAGTCCAGCCGGTGACCGCATCCGGAAATCGAATTTCTTTTATGGGATCGATAAACAGGCGTTGGAAGGATTACTGGAAGGACTACGGTTACGGTTTGGCGAGCAAGGGATAAAAGTAGTAGTAGCAAAACCCGGTCCTACAGCAACGCCGATGACCGCAGGGCTCCCCAAACAACCACTATTGGCGCAACCGGAAGTTGTAGCGAAAGAAATTGCGAAAGCAATTGACAAGGGTTGCGAAGTCGTTTACGCACCAGGCATCTGGCGTTGGATTATGCTCATCATTCGCAACCTGCCCGAATTCATTTTCCGGAAATTGTCGATATAGTATTCGTACAAATGATAAAGATGTTTTCGGAAGAGATAATGATTAAATACTGTTGTTACCAGATTTTGAAAATGAACTGTCCAACACCTCGCGCATTTTTTGTAACAATGTCAATCGTGAAAATGGTTTATGAATGAAGTTGATGCTTTCGTCGATTAGCCCACGGTCGGCGATGATGTTCGATGTATAACCCGACATAAACAAGGTCTTAATGCCGGGTCGGAAAACTTCTACTTGTGTCTTTAACTCCTTGCCATTCATTGTCGGCATGACTACATCGGTAAGCATAAGATCAATCGGATGGTTATACTCCTGAACAAGCAACAAAGCTTCTACCGGATTATCGGCAGTAAGAGTTTTATAACCGTGTTCTTCCACGATAACTCTCACAACATTCAATACTGCTAACTCATCTTCTACAATCAAGATGGTCTCGGTACCAGTGAGAACAATTTTCTCCTCCTTTTTCGACTGGTCACCAACCTCACCGATAAACCGAGGGAAGTAAATCTTGAAAGTAGTACCAATACTCGGCTCACTGTAGACATGGATGACGCCTTCGTTCTGTTTAACGATGCCAAAGACCGTCGATAATCCCAGTCCGGTTCCTTTTCCCTCTTCCTTGGTGGTAAAAAACGGATCAAATACATTCTCTAATGTTTTTGCATCCATTCCGCAGCCGGTATCGCTCACGGCGAGCATCACATAGTCGCCGGGCGCAGCGCTTAATTCACGCCGTTTCACCGTTTCATCGAACGCAGTGTTTGCCATCTCAATGGTAATCGTTCCATTGCCGCTTATGGCATCTTTAGAATTAACAATCAAATTGGTAAGAACTTGCTCAATCTGGGTTGGATCGATCTGAATTTGCCATAGTTCACCGATGGAAATCACTTTTAATCGTATCTCTTCTCTGACCAATCGACTCAGCATTTTTTTTACACCGGCGACAACCTCATCGAGTTTGATTACTTTCGGAGTGGTGGTCTGTTTGCGTGAAAAAGCGAGCAATTGCTTTGTTAACTCGGCTGAACTAAGACCAGCTTTTCGGATCTCGTGCAGATAACTGTACATCGGATTATCCGATTTCATCATCGACATGATCAGTTCTGTGTAGCTGATGATGACACTGAGCATATTGTTAAAGTCGTGAGCAACGCCGCCCGCCAATCTTCCCACTGCTTCCATCTTGTGCGCCTGACGGAGTTCGGATTCGTAGTGTAAACGGTCTTTGTCGGCTTGCTTGCGCTCGCGGACATCGCTGATAATTGCGACAAATCCTGTCGTTTCGGTTCGACTTCTGCCAAACGGACCAATTGAGATATCACAAGGAATTAAATCACCACTTTTACAGAGCATCGGGACATCGTGATAGACAATTTTTTCACCGCTTGCAATCCGGGTAATGTTCTCTACAAAGGTCGGAAACTGGTCAGTAGGAATAATTGGCGGGGGTTTGCCGATCACCTCCGACTCCAACCAACCAAACAACGTTTCGGCTGCAAGATTCCAACGCGTAATGTTCCCTTGGGCATCGTGTGCTATGACAGGAAGTGGAGAAGAATCTAATACTGTCTGGAGATACTCTTTTGTATCTTGAATTTCCCGCTCCATTTTCTTGCGTTTGGTGACGTCGCGCTCGGTGGTGGCAATCGCGATGATTTTTCCCGTTTCATCCACCATTTTCGTTACACTTAACCAAACATCGAGGATGCGGCCATCTTTGGTAATCCGTTGTGTTTCATACGTGGAAATCGTTTCGCCTGCGACCAGCCGGTAGATAAACTCTTTTTGCTCCTCGACTCTATCGGGCGGGGCGAGGAGCCAAATGCTCATCTGCAGCGCTTCTTCCTCACTGTAACCATACATCCGCTCACCGCCACGGTTCCAAGCGGTAATCCTACCATCAGTGTCGTGTATTGTAATGGCATCATCGGAATCGATAACCGCGGTAGCGAAGCGGCTCATTTTCTCATCCAGATGTTTACGATTAGTAATGTCCCGGACGACTGCCAAAGACATCCAACCGTTCTTCGTTTCCACGCCGCTCGTAGTAATGCTTGCCGAAAATTTAGAGCCATCTTTCCGTGTGCCAATGTAATCTTCAATCAAACTTTTTGTGGGTAACTTCGCTTGGGAAAAGCGCTCTCCATGAAGCCATTGTGGGTTGGTTTTACTGGATGCGGAAAGCAACTCATCGAATGCCATCGTGAGAAGTTCTTGCCGTTTATAGCCGAAGAGGGTTTCAATCTGTTTGTTGGCGTTCGCAATATTACCAGCGACATCGACGACGAGAACGCCATCGGGAAGCGCTTCTAACAGATTCTTAATATCTCGCTCTGAACATTTGGATTTCATTGGTTTTCTCAAGGTCACGACAAAACAAAATCGTCAAATTGTTGTATAAACAAACCACCCAATAAGTGATACGTTACTCTTTATCCTTTTTATACAATCGAGCGCATTTACGGAAGATGTAAATCTATCTCACGGATGGGTTGCCACTGGCTATAGTCAGCGATAGAGTGAAAGTTGTAAAACGTGGTCTGAAGCCCGCGACTACCAATGCAAAGCGGATAAACAAGATTGTTTCATTGCTGGTTGTACCCGAAGCCGACGGAAGTGACAGATGTTAAGACAAGTGATGGTGTCAATAACGATCGGCTCCGTTGCGAGTAACATCCGTAAAAAACAAATCGGATTCGATGAGGATGTTCGGTAGAAAATCACTATCTTTCCTTCTACAACACAGGAAACTCGAGAATGTTTTATCGACAACACTGTGCTGTTTATTTAATATATATGTTTCACAGATATTCTTTTTATTTGTGGATTATATTTTTTGGGGGCTTGCGCTGCGTACCACTTAGAAAAGGAGTATCTCATGGACACGAAAAACATTGGCAAATTGGATCGCTATATCCGTTTCCTGCTTGCCGTTGGATTTGTCGGTTGGGCTGTTTTTGCAGCGAATTACTTCTGGTTGATTCCTGCGGTGCTGTTGCTGGCGACCGTCTATACCGGACGTTGCCTATTTTACAGTATGGCAAATATGTCTACCACCCCGGATTTGGCAGTACGGAAACATAAAGAGATGCGTTATCGTCCCGGTAAGTGATTATCGGTGTTCGGAAATCGGGATTCGGGGATCGGGAAACCGACAGTAGGGCAGACGCTCGGGGTCGCCTGTTTTTTCTGATGGATACTGCGTTATCGTCTACAAAAAAAGTGGACAGACAAGAGTGTCTGTCCTACGGATATTACACCTGTGGATTCTAACCTTTCATTTTCTCTGCCATTTCCTTACTGCTGACGACGGGATAATACTCAAAGTCTACCAAGTCGTTCCAGTGACTCGCCCATTCATCGAGCTGCCCGACATGCTCCGCTTCCATGAGTTGGTAGCAACGGCTGCCATCAGGTAACACCCAGCTATCGATGTAGATGACTCCCGCGGGCAACATGCGTCCGTTTGCGGCAAAGCGGTCGTAGATAGCCTGCGTTGAATTCGGTTTGTAGTGTTCGATAATCATAAACAGCATTCTTGTTTCCTTTTCCTATCTTCTCTAACCTAATCCTGCTTCGTGAATAATAATAGGTTCGGATCATACCCAATTTCCTGTAAACGGGTACGAATCGATTGCAATACCGTTGGTTCGATAGTCGCTGTCCGGGCAAGAATCCAAAGATACTTACGGTCGGGATCGCCAATTACGGCATACGAATAATCCGGCGCAAGATCGATAATCCAGTAGGTACCCCACACCATCGACATCCAACCCATCCACTCTGGAGCAAATCGGACTTCCAGTTTGGTGTTACTCCCGTTCGGGGTCTGTTTGCGGCCGACGCCACCCGCTTCTTTCCAATTGCCATCCGCGGTTTTACAGCGATTTACCACTTTAATTGTACCATCCGGTTGCAGTGAATACGTCGCAGTCGTATGGCTGGCACATTTCCGTTGAAACCAATTGTCGTACCGGGCGATTTCATACCAGACCCCCATGTACTTTGATAAATCAATTTCCGGGACGGTTGTTACCGGTTTCGGATCGGCGGCGAATCCGGTTATTGCTGAGAGTAAAAGCATAGCAATAGTTAATATAAACTTCAACTTCCTCCCTCCAATTCAAAGCAAGTTCAACTTGAGATGCTTGCAGCAAGTAATACGAAAATACAAAGCACACAATAGTATTGTAGGGATTACGCCTTTTTATTCGTTTGACGTCTCTCGAGATAGTATTATCGGAGCCCAAATGCGCATACATAAAGAGAATTGAGGCGTATTCGCTACGCCTCAATATTAAACAGAATTAAATGAAACAAGCGCCTACTTCACGAAAATCATGCGGCGGGTTGCAGTAAAACCGTTGCATTCGATTTGGTAGTGATAGACCCCCGATGCGAGTTTATGACCATCAAAAGCAAACGTGTGTAGTCCCGCCACCGCCTTGCGTTCGGAACGCTGTTCGACCATCCGCCCATTCATATCGTAGACTGCAAAATGAACGGTGCCCGGCTGTTTAATCGAATAGGAAATCGTTGTGGTCGCATTAAACGGATTGGGATAATTTTGCGCGAGCCACTCCTGCGGCACCGCTAAGGTTTCCTCTTCGGTTCCCGCACCAAACCAATTGAAAGACTGCTCCTCCGACCACTCTGACCATTTAAGATTGCGGTCGCGATAACGTACACGCCACCAATAGGTTGTGTTCGGCGTTAAGAGCGAGTCCACCCGTGCCAATTGTGACAAATCGATCCCGGCATTGCGGTCGATTGGTTGATACTCCGGCGCTCCGGTATCGTTGTAAATATTCTCGTAGTGTCGTAGTGAATTCACTAGCGGCGTCGAATAATTTCCCATGATAGAAGTGAGTTGGAATTGCGAACACTGAATCGAGTCGCTGCCGGAAAATGCCGATGCCATTAGCGTAACCGCACCGCCAAAACCGCCACTCGGCGCAATCGCTTGCGGTGTTGCCGGTGGTGTTCCATTACGGGAAAAATGCCAACGGTCGACCACCACGTTATTCAACGGAACATTACTGTTACCTAAACTATAGGTCGTTGCCTGATACGAATTGTTGGCGAGATCGACATCGACCAAGACATAATTGTAGTAATCGAGCGAACGCTGGATTTCCGGATAATCGGTTTGGTTGGTGTACATCCGCCACCGGTCGAGCGCGCCGCCCGCGCCGCCGCAGAGCAACGTCCGCAGGTTTCCCGCATCACGCAGTCCCCGTTCGTAATTATGCGAATGACCATTCGAGATCATCATCGCTTTCGGGGTGTTTTCCAGTAAGGGAATCACCGAATTCAATGTCCAATTCGTATTGCCATCGGGCCAAATTTCACTATGTCCGGGGTGATGAGTCGAAACAAAAATCATATCGATGGAGGTATCGGCTTGCGCCGTCGCCAAGCGATTGGTGAGCCACGTGAGTTGCGTATTCCCTTGCGTATTGCTATTGAGCGCAATAAACAATACTCGTCCTAATTGGAACGAATAGTACCGCTCCCCCTCGTAGCCGGCGAATGGATCATACTCCATATAGTTGTAGTAAGCCGGGGACTCGGTTTCATGATTTCCGATTGACACCATGAACGGAATCGATTGATTGAGTTGCCTGAACGGAACAAAATACTCGGTCTGGAACGTCCCGTAACTCAAACCATTGCCGACAATGTCCCCGCTATGCATCACGAGACTCACGCTATCGGCGTAGTTTGCCCCATATAACTGCAGTAGCGTCTCCCGCATCGCATTAGCGCCACGAGTACTCTGCGCGATGTTCGATTGCGAATCGCTGGTGAGCATAAACCGGAGGTGACCATCGCGTGAACCGTTGGGTGGTGGTGTGCGAAACGTCGTAACAGCGGTGGTCGCGGTATCGGTACGGCAGCGATAGTAGTAGGTCGTGTTTGGTGTTAATCCCGTTAGCCGGACATTATGCCAGAGCATACTGCCGATGGTTTGCGCGCTACCGGTTGCGCTTTGCCCTAATGCGGCAGTCGTGCCATACTCGACAATGGTGTTATTCGAGACACTTGAGTGCCAACCAATCGAAATCGCATTCGGAGTCGGCGTTTGCAAATACGGTGTCATGATGAGGGCGGGGTTAACAACGGTGTGTCCAAAACCGCCGATGGCAATCGCTTCGGTCGCATTGAGCGGGCGGTTGTAAAACATCACTTGTGCGACATCGATTGGGTTGTCTTCCTGATTCTCATCGGCAAAAAACAACACCTGATTTTGATTGGCATAGGGATAAATTGCAAACCGTCCATCGACCGTTTGCACGCCGCCATCTTGCAGGAGCTGTCCGTCTAAATAGTATTTATAACTCGTACCTAAATCGGCGGAGATAATTAGCCGATACCACTCATTTGGAGAAATCGCATACGAGGAATAGCCGGTAGCCGCAACGCCGATGGTGCCGTTGGGGTTGACAAACGCTTCCCCGTCATTGGTGTTAGCATAATTCGTTTGGAAAAAAGTGTACCACTGTCCAACCGAAGGAACGCGAAAATCGATAACGATAGAATATTCGTTGACCCAAGTGCCGCCGCCATTTGCGGGAATGTCGTGGAAGCAACGGTAGTAACTCCCGACCCCGATATTGACCGCGCCATTTCCTGTGGCAGGTCCAGCGATGGCTTGATTGGTTCCGACTAAAGTAAAGTCGCGTCCCGTCATCGCTTGCGTCAAATTCGCCGTATTGTCGAAGTTCCACCAACCGACGGGATTGAGCGGTGCGGTGAGCGGAGCCAATGTGAAACTCACCGTGTTTGTTCCAGTGACTAAAGTAACCGACTGTCGGTAATTCACGTATCCGATTTTTCGGATGAGGCAGGAATAGGTGCCGCCTCCAAGATTGGGAAAACTGTAGGAACCGTTGGTATCGGTTTGCGCGGAATCAGTCGCGCTAAAATAAACCCAAGCGCCGGACACCGTATTGCTGGTAAGGGAGTCGGTAACGAGTCCGGTTACGCTGGCGGCGACGGGTTGCGCCAATGCAATGAGAACGAAAAGCAATACAACGGAAACGATTCGTGTGACTGAGAGACGATAGAACGATAACAACTGCGGCATCTTGACCTCGCTGGTTTGGTGGTAGACGAGGGTAAAATACGAAATCGATGGGGAATTGACCAGAAGATTTATCGGAGTGAGAAAATTATTCGACCAACTCGGGTAATTCTAACCCACACCGTAGGTCAGACACTCCTGTCTGTCCACCCATCCCTCTATACACTCGACAGACAAGAGTGTCTGTCGTACATGAACTACGTACGTAAACTACTTATGCGTCGTGGATTGCTCCATCGCGTCGGTGACGTCGCTCAAGAGGGTAAGCCGGCCGCCATAGGTGCGGCGAAGATTCGCTTCGGTAAAAGTCTCTTCGACTGGCCCGTTGGCAAGCAACCGGAGATTGATCAATAAGACCCAATCGAAATATTCTTTTACGGTGTGGAGGTCGTGGTGGACGACAATCACCGTTTTCCCCTGATTCCGCAATTCTTGTAACAGTGTGACAATTGAGCGTTCGGTGGCGGCGTCGACGGCGGCAAACGGTTCGTCCATAAAATATAAATCGGCTTCCTGTGCGAGCGCGCGGGCAAGAAAAACCCGTTGTTGCTGTCCACCGGAAAGTTGTCCGATTTGACGGTCTTTGAATTCCGTGAGTCCCACTTTTTCGAGGGAAGCGAGCGCCAACTCCTTCTCAACTTTTCCCGGTCGTTTGAACCAACCGAGCTTTCCGTAGGTACCCATTGTGACGACATCGAGCGCAGTAGCGGGAAAATCCCAATCGACCGATTCGCGTTGCGGGACATAGCCGATCCGTTTCCGGACAGTCGGGTATGGTTGCCCGAAGAACTTCACCCACCCACTGGCGAGCGGCAGTAACCCTAGCGCGGCGCGAATGAGCGTCGTCT is a window encoding:
- a CDS encoding PAS domain S-box protein, which produces MKSKCSERDIKNLLEALPDGVLVVDVAGNIANANKQIETLFGYKRQELLTMAFDELLSASSKTNPQWLHGERFSQAKLPTKSLIEDYIGTRKDGSKFSASITTSGVETKNGWMSLAVVRDITNRKHLDEKMSRFATAVIDSDDAITIHDTDGRITAWNRGGERMYGYSEEEALQMSIWLLAPPDRVEEQKEFIYRLVAGETISTYETQRITKDGRILDVWLSVTKMVDETGKIIAIATTERDVTKRKKMEREIQDTKEYLQTVLDSSPLPVIAHDAQGNITRWNLAAETLFGWLESEVIGKPPPIIPTDQFPTFVENITRIASGEKIVYHDVPMLCKSGDLIPCDISIGPFGRSRTETTGFVAIISDVRERKQADKDRLHYESELRQAHKMEAVGRLAGGVAHDFNNMLSVIISYTELIMSMMKSDNPMYSYLHEIRKAGLSSAELTKQLLAFSRKQTTTPKVIKLDEVVAGVKKMLSRLVREEIRLKVISIGELWQIQIDPTQIEQVLTNLIVNSKDAISGNGTITIEMANTAFDETVKRRELSAAPGDYVMLAVSDTGCGMDAKTLENVFDPFFTTKEEGKGTGLGLSTVFGIVKQNEGVIHVYSEPSIGTTFKIYFPRFIGEVGDQSKKEEKIVLTGTETILIVEDELAVLNVVRVIVEEHGYKTLTADNPVEALLLVQEYNHPIDLMLTDVVMPTMNGKELKTQVEVFRPGIKTLFMSGYTSNIIADRGLIDESINFIHKPFSRLTLLQKMREVLDSSFSKSGNNSI
- a CDS encoding DUF2892 domain-containing protein is translated as MDTKNIGKLDRYIRFLLAVGFVGWAVFAANYFWLIPAVLLLATVYTGRCLFYSMANMSTTPDLAVRKHKEMRYRPGK
- a CDS encoding DUF3303 domain-containing protein produces the protein MLFMIIEHYKPNSTQAIYDRFAANGRMLPAGVIYIDSWVLPDGSRCYQLMEAEHVGQLDEWASHWNDLVDFEYYPVVSSKEMAEKMKG
- a CDS encoding lipocalin family protein; protein product: MKFILTIAMLLLSAITGFAADPKPVTTVPEIDLSKYMGVWYEIARYDNWFQRKCASHTTATYSLQPDGTIKVVNRCKTADGNWKEAGGVGRKQTPNGSNTKLEVRFAPEWMGWMSMVWGTYWIIDLAPDYSYAVIGDPDRKYLWILARTATIEPTVLQSIRTRLQEIGYDPNLLLFTKQD
- a CDS encoding fibronectin type III domain-containing protein; protein product: MPQLLSFYRLSVTRIVSVVLLFVLIALAQPVAASVTGLVTDSLTSNTVSGAWVYFSATDSAQTDTNGSYSFPNLGGGTYSCLIRKIGYVNYRQSVTLVTGTNTVSFTLAPLTAPLNPVGWWNFDNTANLTQAMTGRDFTLVGTNQAIAGPATGNGAVNIGVGSYYRCFHDIPANGGGTWVNEYSIVIDFRVPSVGQWYTFFQTNYANTNDGEAFVNPNGTIGVAATGYSSYAISPNEWYRLIISADLGTSYKYYLDGQLLQDGGVQTVDGRFAIYPYANQNQVLFFADENQEDNPIDVAQVMFYNRPLNATEAIAIGGFGHTVVNPALIMTPYLQTPTPNAISIGWHSSVSNNTIVEYGTTAALGQSATGSAQTIGSMLWHNVRLTGLTPNTTYYYRCRTDTATTAVTTFRTPPPNGSRDGHLRFMLTSDSQSNIAQSTRGANAMRETLLQLYGANYADSVSLVMHSGDIVGNGLSYGTFQTEYFVPFRQLNQSIPFMVSIGNHETESPAYYNYMEYDPFAGYEGERYYSFQLGRVLFIALNSNTQGNTQLTWLTNRLATAQADTSIDMIFVSTHHPGHSEIWPDGNTNWTLNSVIPLLENTPKAMMISNGHSHNYERGLRDAGNLRTLLCGGAGGALDRWRMYTNQTDYPEIQRSLDYYNYVLVDVDLANNSYQATTYSLGNSNVPLNNVVVDRWHFSRNGTPPATPQAIAPSGGFGGAVTLMASAFSGSDSIQCSQFQLTSIMGNYSTPLVNSLRHYENIYNDTGAPEYQPIDRNAGIDLSQLARVDSLLTPNTTYWWRVRYRDRNLKWSEWSEEQSFNWFGAGTEEETLAVPQEWLAQNYPNPFNATTTISYSIKQPGTVHFAVYDMNGRMVEQRSERKAVAGLHTFAFDGHKLASGVYHYQIECNGFTATRRMIFVK
- a CDS encoding metal ABC transporter ATP-binding protein translates to MSVMYHRKRVLWDIDLTIPDGKLAAIVGPNGAGKTTLIRAALGLLPLASGWVKFFGQPYPTVRKRIGYVPQRESVDWDFPATALDVVTMGTYGKLGWFKRPGKVEKELALASLEKVGLTEFKDRQIGQLSGGQQQRVFLARALAQEADLYFMDEPFAAVDAATERSIVTLLQELRNQGKTVIVVHHDLHTVKEYFDWVLLINLRLLANGPVEETFTEANLRRTYGGRLTLLSDVTDAMEQSTTHK